In Synechococcus sp. PCC 6312, one genomic interval encodes:
- a CDS encoding HAD family hydrolase: protein MSNLVNCQAGTLALDFDGVICDGLREYFQASWVAYRQIWPTSVKTPPPALEAQFKTLRPIVTHGWEMPLVLRGLIKGYRLREIQSNWSTIKQRILTEEDLNWRHLGQTLDRIRDEWIKRDWQGWLGLHQFYPGVVAQLQAWEKLALPLVIITTKETRFVEYLLTQAQVNCPSLGIYGKDCQQTKVEVLLKLQDRVSLPIWFVEDRLEALQSVEREPRLNQVQLFLAAWGYTTVATCTQAQADSRITLLQLDQFCQDFSTWMPKEIP from the coding sequence ATGTCTAATCTTGTAAATTGCCAGGCCGGAACTCTTGCCCTTGACTTTGATGGGGTGATCTGTGATGGGTTACGGGAGTATTTCCAGGCCAGTTGGGTGGCCTATCGGCAAATTTGGCCCACCTCCGTCAAGACTCCTCCCCCAGCGTTAGAAGCCCAGTTCAAAACCTTACGCCCGATTGTCACCCACGGTTGGGAAATGCCGCTAGTCTTACGGGGCCTGATTAAGGGGTATCGCCTACGGGAAATTCAGTCAAACTGGAGCACGATAAAACAGCGGATCCTGACTGAGGAAGATTTAAACTGGCGGCATTTGGGCCAAACCCTAGATCGCATCCGGGATGAATGGATTAAGCGGGACTGGCAAGGTTGGTTGGGGCTACATCAGTTTTATCCGGGGGTGGTGGCCCAACTCCAGGCCTGGGAAAAATTGGCTTTACCCCTAGTCATCATTACCACGAAAGAAACTCGCTTTGTGGAATATTTACTCACCCAGGCCCAGGTGAATTGCCCCTCCCTCGGAATTTATGGTAAGGACTGCCAGCAAACCAAAGTCGAGGTTCTCCTCAAATTGCAAGACAGGGTTTCCTTGCCCATCTGGTTTGTCGAAGATCGGCTCGAGGCCCTGCAATCAGTAGAAAGGGAACCCCGCTTAAATCAAGTCCAGCTATTTCTGGCGGCTTGGGGTTATACAACGGTGGCCACCTGTACCCAGGCCCAAGCGGATTCCAGAATTACCCTGTTGCAGTTGGATCAGTTTTGTCAGGACTTTTCCACCTGGATGCCCAAGGAGATCCCCTAA
- a CDS encoding carbon-nitrogen hydrolase family protein — MKSYLAAAVQMTSLPDLAKNLAQAEELIELAIRRGAELVGLPENFSFLGDDSVKVAQAAEIASQTEQFLRRMAQRFQITLLGGGYPVPTATGKVYNTALLVGPNGQELARYQKVHLFDVDLPDGNIYHESGTVLAGSTLPPVYASPTLGNIGLSVCYDVRFPELYRALVKAGANVLFVPAAFTAFTGKDHWQVLLQARAIENTAYVLAPAQTGQHYARRQTHGHAMIVDPWGTILADAGDRPGLAVAAIEPLRLEQVRQQMPCLQHRVF; from the coding sequence ATGAAGTCCTATCTCGCTGCCGCTGTCCAGATGACCAGTTTGCCGGATCTTGCTAAGAATTTAGCCCAAGCTGAGGAACTGATTGAACTAGCGATCCGGCGCGGGGCTGAGTTGGTGGGACTGCCGGAAAACTTTTCATTTTTGGGAGATGATTCCGTCAAAGTTGCTCAAGCGGCGGAAATTGCCAGTCAAACCGAACAATTTCTACGGCGAATGGCCCAACGGTTTCAAATTACTCTCTTGGGGGGGGGCTATCCAGTCCCGACAGCAACGGGCAAAGTTTATAATACGGCCTTATTAGTTGGCCCCAATGGTCAAGAACTGGCCCGCTACCAAAAAGTCCATTTATTTGACGTAGATTTACCCGATGGCAACATCTATCACGAATCTGGAACAGTCTTAGCGGGTTCAACCCTTCCCCCAGTCTATGCTTCACCCACCTTGGGCAATATTGGCTTATCTGTATGCTATGATGTCCGGTTTCCAGAACTCTATCGAGCCTTAGTCAAAGCCGGAGCGAATGTTCTCTTTGTCCCCGCCGCCTTCACCGCCTTTACGGGGAAAGATCATTGGCAAGTCCTCCTCCAGGCCCGCGCCATTGAAAACACCGCTTATGTCCTGGCCCCGGCCCAAACGGGTCAACATTATGCCCGCCGCCAAACCCATGGCCATGCGATGATTGTGGATCCCTGGGGAACCATTCTGGCTGATGCTGGAGACCGGCCGGGGTTAGCAGTGGCGGCGATTGAACCCTTACGTCTGGAACAAGTTCGCCAACAAATGCCCTGTCTCCAACATCGGGTTTTTTAG
- a CDS encoding CD225/dispanin family protein, translating to MTADQSVPNYLVPAILSTVCCCIPFGIVAIVYASQVNTKLAAGDRTGAIAASEKAKLWSWIAFGSGLAISVIYIIIQVIAFQAVNQ from the coding sequence ATGACCGCCGATCAATCCGTCCCCAACTACTTAGTCCCTGCAATTTTATCCACTGTTTGCTGCTGTATTCCCTTTGGCATTGTGGCCATTGTCTATGCTTCCCAAGTCAACACCAAACTGGCTGCCGGGGATCGCACAGGCGCAATTGCAGCCTCCGAAAAGGCTAAACTCTGGAGCTGGATTGCCTTTGGCAGTGGTTTAGCAATCTCGGTGATTTACATTATCATCCAGGTTATTGCCTTCCAAGCGGTTAATCAATAA
- a CDS encoding GNAT family N-acetyltransferase, with translation MSLSAEINLRPLAYRDLDTVLEMFAQAQTTLPGLNRDRQFLQHWYAPLKLISFMPHHLPQPLRVYVAEKGDQVLGAIQVSPFNKNRTTWQVDQLVAQAGGTEFGNQEIGTQLLRHCFTKVWEARTWLLEVSASDSDGLGLYRHNGFQPLAQLTYWTITPEQLASLATHEPDLPNLLPATNADAALLCQLDTAAMPALVRQVFDRHICDFRAGIGQFLASSLQNLWGTTQTQQGYVFEPQRKAAIGYYAVELARHGNHAHQAQITVHPAYTWLYPELLSQISRLTQAWPTSPLYLTSTDYQPEREAFFEQVGASRTGNTLMMSRSVWHKVREVRPRLPEGLALGEVIQGLQQNRQPLPGRMAHPDVMPLSPPGNFPHQDE, from the coding sequence ATGTCTCTATCCGCTGAAATCAATTTACGTCCCTTGGCCTATCGCGACCTCGATACTGTCCTGGAAATGTTCGCCCAGGCCCAGACAACGCTCCCAGGCCTGAATCGAGATCGCCAGTTTTTACAGCATTGGTACGCCCCCCTAAAACTGATTAGTTTTATGCCCCATCACCTCCCCCAACCATTGCGGGTTTATGTCGCAGAAAAAGGGGATCAGGTCTTGGGGGCCATTCAGGTGTCCCCATTTAACAAAAATCGGACAACCTGGCAGGTGGATCAGTTAGTGGCCCAGGCCGGTGGGACAGAATTCGGCAATCAAGAGATTGGGACACAGCTATTACGCCATTGCTTTACCAAGGTTTGGGAAGCTCGCACCTGGTTGTTGGAGGTGAGTGCTAGTGACAGTGATGGCCTGGGCCTGTATCGCCATAACGGTTTTCAACCCCTAGCCCAACTCACCTACTGGACAATCACCCCGGAGCAGTTAGCCAGCCTCGCCACCCATGAACCGGATTTGCCCAATCTTCTCCCCGCCACTAATGCCGATGCGGCCCTGCTCTGCCAACTGGATACAGCGGCCATGCCAGCCCTAGTTCGACAAGTCTTTGATCGGCATATTTGCGACTTCAGAGCGGGGATAGGGCAGTTTTTAGCCAGTAGTCTGCAAAACCTCTGGGGAACCACTCAAACCCAGCAAGGCTATGTTTTTGAACCGCAACGCAAAGCCGCCATTGGGTATTATGCTGTCGAACTCGCCCGCCACGGCAATCACGCCCACCAGGCCCAGATCACGGTGCATCCGGCCTATACCTGGCTTTATCCGGAGTTGCTTTCGCAAATTTCTCGTCTCACCCAGGCCTGGCCCACGAGTCCCCTGTATTTGACTTCTACCGATTACCAACCAGAGCGGGAGGCCTTTTTTGAACAGGTTGGGGCGAGTCGAACGGGCAATACGCTGATGATGTCGCGCTCCGTTTGGCATAAGGTGAGAGAAGTCCGGCCCCGTTTACCCGAGGGATTAGCCTTAGGGGAAGTGATTCAAGGCCTGCAACAAAATCGCCAACCCCTGCCCGGCCGCATGGCTCACCCCGATGTGATGCCCCTCTCCCCTCCCGGCAACTTTCCCCATCAGGATGAATAA
- a CDS encoding sulfiredoxin produces MRILDIPLTAIRRPLLRQNDSDKVAALMQSIADIGQQEPIDVLEVDGQYYGFSGCHRYEACQRLGQSTIRCKVRRASPAILKLHLA; encoded by the coding sequence ATGCGAATTCTAGATATTCCCCTCACTGCAATCCGCCGCCCGCTCCTGCGCCAAAATGATTCTGACAAGGTCGCAGCCTTAATGCAGTCCATTGCAGATATTGGCCAACAGGAGCCAATTGATGTCCTAGAAGTTGATGGGCAATATTATGGATTTTCCGGCTGCCATCGCTATGAGGCCTGTCAACGTTTGGGGCAATCCACCATTCGCTGTAAAGTAAGGCGAGCTTCGCCAGCGATCTTGAAGTTACATCTGGCTTAA
- a CDS encoding photosystem I assembly protein Ycf3: MPRSQRNDNFIDKTFTVMADILLKVLPTNRQSKAAFAYYRDGMSAQGDGEYAEALENYEEALKLEQDPYDRSFILYNVGLIHASNGDHNKALDYYHQALDLNPRMPQALNNVAVILHYLGTQSEEAEDLETAEQYYDKAAEYWKRAIQQAPNNYIEAQNWLKTTGRSTADVFF; this comes from the coding sequence ATGCCTCGCTCTCAGCGTAACGATAATTTCATTGACAAAACCTTTACAGTCATGGCGGATATCCTTCTTAAGGTTCTGCCGACTAACCGCCAATCGAAGGCTGCCTTCGCCTACTACCGCGATGGGATGTCCGCCCAAGGGGATGGTGAATATGCTGAGGCCCTGGAAAACTATGAAGAAGCCCTCAAGCTAGAGCAGGATCCCTACGACCGGAGTTTTATTCTCTATAATGTTGGGCTGATCCATGCCAGTAATGGGGATCACAATAAAGCCCTTGACTATTATCACCAGGCTTTGGATTTAAACCCCCGGATGCCCCAGGCCCTGAACAATGTGGCGGTGATTCTCCACTACTTAGGAACCCAGTCCGAAGAAGCTGAAGATTTGGAAACCGCTGAGCAATACTATGATAAAGCAGCTGAATATTGGAAACGGGCCATTCAACAGGCTCCCAACAACTATATCGAAGCGCAAAATTGGCTGAAAACCACGGGCCGCTCCACTGCTGATGTGTTTTTCTAG
- the gatC gene encoding Asp-tRNA(Asn)/Glu-tRNA(Gln) amidotransferase subunit GatC has product MVMLTDADVKKVAHLARLDLADSEIATLTTQLSAILDYVQQLDELEVSNIAPTTRAIEVSNVTRVDQLNPFPNRPGLLAIAPEAEDEFFRVPKILADAE; this is encoded by the coding sequence ATTGTCATGCTAACGGATGCAGATGTGAAAAAAGTCGCCCACTTGGCCCGCTTGGACTTGGCCGACTCCGAAATTGCCACCCTGACGACCCAACTCAGTGCCATCCTTGACTATGTCCAACAACTGGATGAACTAGAGGTCAGCAACATTGCTCCCACCACCCGGGCCATTGAAGTGAGTAATGTGACCCGCGTTGATCAACTCAATCCTTTCCCTAACCGGCCTGGCCTGTTGGCAATTGCTCCAGAAGCTGAAGATGAATTTTTTCGGGTTCCCAAAATCCTTGCCGATGCCGAATAG